The Cryptosporangium minutisporangium genome has a segment encoding these proteins:
- a CDS encoding TetR/AcrR family transcriptional regulator, producing MTAVDPTSPARRGRGRPGYDQAAVLRAAVELFNRKGYDATSIGDLAKELGVTKPAIYHHFDSKEDLLRLALDDALDELTTLVSNASRGNGTAYARLRDVVHRSVEVLVAHQPSVTLLLRIRGNTAVEQEALERRRWLDDRLAALVREAIAEGALRDDVPPDLVSRLLFGMVNSLVEWYRAAGTYDAATVADALVTIAFEGLTRRA from the coding sequence GTGACAGCAGTCGACCCGACCTCGCCGGCCCGTCGCGGGCGTGGCCGACCCGGCTACGACCAGGCCGCCGTTCTGCGTGCGGCCGTGGAGTTGTTCAACCGCAAGGGGTACGACGCGACGAGCATCGGCGATCTCGCCAAGGAGCTCGGCGTCACCAAGCCGGCGATCTACCACCACTTCGACAGCAAGGAAGACCTGCTCCGTCTCGCCCTCGACGACGCGTTGGACGAGCTGACGACCCTGGTGTCGAACGCGTCCCGGGGCAACGGCACCGCCTACGCCCGCCTGCGCGACGTCGTCCACCGCTCGGTGGAGGTGCTCGTCGCGCACCAGCCGTCGGTGACGCTGCTGCTCCGGATCCGCGGCAACACCGCGGTCGAGCAGGAGGCCCTGGAGCGGCGTCGCTGGCTGGACGACCGGCTCGCCGCGCTGGTGCGGGAGGCCATCGCGGAGGGGGCGCTGCGGGACGACGTTCCGCCGGACCTCGTCAGCCGGTTGCTGTTCGGCATGGTGAACTCGCTGGTCGAGTGGTACCGCGCGGCGGGCACGTACGACGCCGCGACCGTCGCCGACGCCCTGGTCACGATCGCCTTCGAG